The Planctomicrobium piriforme genome includes a window with the following:
- a CDS encoding glutaredoxin family protein — protein MEPAEPSSEQHGAAVGSVLLGVGGLGLLLLILAAGNSLPGRLQSQVHGNAPVWTLVSCGLIAAGIRFLWYTAHGPTGWTPTLPGQRFRTVVVYSRPDCPLCEEGLEVLSHYRPWLPAAVEVNIEDDPALQLRFGESIPVVEIDGRIRFRGCVNERLLRRLIEGTAPLPVLRRR, from the coding sequence ATGGAACCTGCAGAGCCGTCCTCTGAACAGCATGGTGCAGCCGTCGGCAGCGTCCTGCTTGGCGTCGGGGGGCTGGGACTGTTATTGCTCATCCTGGCTGCCGGCAACAGCCTGCCTGGACGTTTGCAATCGCAGGTGCATGGCAACGCCCCCGTCTGGACTCTTGTTTCCTGCGGGTTGATCGCGGCAGGCATTCGATTTCTGTGGTACACCGCTCATGGCCCGACAGGCTGGACCCCCACGCTTCCCGGCCAGCGGTTTCGCACCGTGGTCGTCTACTCGCGGCCAGACTGCCCTCTCTGTGAAGAAGGACTGGAAGTCCTCAGCCATTACCGCCCTTGGCTGCCGGCGGCGGTGGAAGTGAATATCGAAGACGATCCCGCCTTGCAGCTCCGGTTTGGCGAAAGCATTCCCGTCGTGGAAATTGACGGACGAATTCGCTTTCGAGGCTGTGTGAACGAGCGACTTCTGCGAAGATTGATCGAAGGCACCGCTCCCCTGCCGGTCCTGCGCCGCAGATAA